From a region of the Candidatus Rhabdochlamydia porcellionis genome:
- a CDS encoding KH domain-containing protein, whose translation MKEFVEYIVKNLVDLPQEVQINEIMGQSSLIIEIAVAKSDIGKIIGKKGKTINAIRDLLKSVASRNQIRITLEIIEEEDK comes from the coding sequence ATGAAAGAGTTTGTTGAATACATCGTGAAGAACCTTGTTGATCTCCCCCAAGAAGTTCAAATTAATGAAATTATGGGCCAAAGCTCCTTGATTATAGAGATAGCTGTAGCAAAGTCAGATATCGGAAAAATTATTGGTAAAAAAGGTAAAACGATTAATGCGATTCGGGATCTGCTTAAGTCCGTAGCCAGCCGCAACCAAATCCGTATTACTCTTGAAATCATTGAAGAAGAAGATAAATAA
- the dapB gene encoding 4-hydroxy-tetrahydrodipicolinate reductase, which produces MLVGLSVLGATGKLGKSILALAANQSNYKVVMGTSRKYLEKPTLQKIANVDISMTSSAKLAIHASDITIDVSSKDITFDHLEYAKQFSKPIVIGTTGHSIATQKKIEDTAQYIPIFYTPNFSPGISLLLQLVEFIKMSGFSKNCCIDIVETHHIHKKDLPSGTAIALAKATGKKIAEDATTKSKSSQVRIHAIRSGEVIGEHQVIFECDNEQIKLTHQAYSRDVFAQGALAAAAFLTNKKPGLYSSLI; this is translated from the coding sequence ATGTTAGTTGGTTTATCAGTACTTGGAGCAACGGGAAAGCTGGGGAAAAGTATTCTTGCTTTAGCAGCCAATCAATCTAACTACAAGGTAGTTATGGGAACATCAAGAAAGTACTTAGAAAAACCTACCCTACAAAAAATAGCGAATGTAGATATTAGCATGACAAGCTCTGCTAAACTAGCCATTCATGCTTCAGATATTACTATTGATGTCTCTTCTAAAGACATTACTTTTGATCATTTAGAATATGCAAAGCAATTTTCTAAACCTATTGTCATAGGAACAACTGGACATAGTATAGCAACGCAAAAAAAAATTGAAGATACAGCCCAATATATCCCCATATTCTATACTCCTAATTTTAGCCCGGGTATTTCTCTTCTATTACAGTTAGTTGAATTTATAAAAATGTCTGGATTTAGCAAAAATTGCTGCATTGATATTGTTGAAACTCATCATATACATAAAAAAGATCTGCCTAGCGGCACAGCTATTGCTCTTGCTAAAGCTACAGGCAAAAAGATTGCAGAAGATGCAACAACAAAAAGCAAATCTTCTCAAGTTCGCATTCATGCTATACGCAGTGGTGAAGTAATAGGAGAACATCAAGTCATTTTTGAATGTGATAATGAACAAATAAAGTTGACCCATCAAGCATACTCTCGCGACGTATTTGCACAAGGAGCTCTTGCTGCTGCTGCATTTTTAACTAACAAAAAACCGGGTCTCTATTCTAGTTTAATTTAA
- the kdsA gene encoding 3-deoxy-8-phosphooctulonate synthase translates to MMKTIKIKKFCIGKNQPLAIICGPCVIESEDHALFCAERLMNIFKRFPELNFIFKSSYDKANRSAHSSFRGPGIQKGLEILAKIQQAFDLPVLTDIHSSEEAVEAAKVVEIIQIPAFLCRQTDLIVAAAQTGAILNIKKGQFMSPWDMQNVINKILISGNDQIILTDRGTSFGYNNLVSDMRAIPIMQEMGYPACYDASHSVQLPGGLGNASGGQRQFIPPLAQAAIAAGANCLFIEVHPNPTKAKSDKESVLAFDVLPKLLTTISQIYQIVQKCEIC, encoded by the coding sequence ATTATGAAAACAATTAAGATTAAAAAGTTTTGCATTGGTAAAAATCAACCTTTAGCAATCATTTGTGGACCTTGTGTAATTGAATCTGAAGATCATGCTCTTTTTTGTGCTGAGCGCTTAATGAATATATTTAAACGTTTTCCCGAGCTTAATTTCATTTTCAAATCAAGCTACGATAAAGCAAACCGCTCTGCCCATAGCTCTTTTCGAGGACCTGGAATACAAAAAGGGTTAGAAATTTTAGCAAAAATCCAACAAGCATTCGATCTACCTGTTTTAACAGATATTCATTCTTCTGAAGAAGCTGTTGAAGCTGCTAAAGTTGTTGAAATTATTCAAATCCCTGCTTTTCTTTGCCGTCAAACCGATTTGATTGTAGCTGCTGCTCAAACAGGAGCTATTTTGAATATCAAAAAAGGACAGTTTATGTCCCCTTGGGATATGCAAAATGTGATAAATAAAATTCTCATTTCTGGCAATGATCAGATTATTCTAACCGATCGAGGAACGAGCTTTGGGTATAACAATCTTGTAAGCGATATGCGAGCTATTCCCATTATGCAAGAAATGGGTTATCCTGCTTGCTATGACGCCTCCCACTCTGTACAACTTCCAGGAGGCCTGGGAAATGCTTCTGGCGGACAACGTCAGTTTATTCCTCCTCTTGCACAAGCTGCTATTGCAGCAGGTGCTAATTGTTTGTTTATTGAAGTACACCCTAATCCAACAAAAGCTAAAAGTGATAAAGAATCTGTTTTGGCTTTTGATGTACTTCCTAAACTTCTTACTACAATTTCTCAAATTTATCAAATTGTTCAAAAGTGTGAAATATGTTAA
- the lptB gene encoding LPS export ABC transporter ATP-binding protein, whose protein sequence is MNNSISSLQINIADISFKKAASPLKLPILFEAKSLKKSYKNKPVVHDISLEVGIGEVVGLLGPNGAGKTTAFYLITGLINPDRGQFFFKGQEISHLLIHQRAKMGMGYLSQEPSVFRQLTVEENLLCILETLPIKAQEKANRLRNLLEELHLTPLAKKKALTLSGGERRRLEITRALITQPCFLLLDEPFANIDPLAVHDVKLMIRHLQNKGISILITDHNAREIFSIVNRSYLIQEGRVLLSGTVDELLKNKEARTNYFGEHFKL, encoded by the coding sequence ATGAATAATTCAATCTCTTCTCTACAAATAAATATTGCTGATATTTCCTTCAAAAAAGCTGCTTCTCCTCTAAAGCTCCCTATCTTATTTGAAGCAAAAAGCTTAAAAAAAAGCTATAAAAACAAACCTGTTGTCCATGACATCAGCTTAGAAGTAGGTATAGGAGAAGTAGTGGGATTATTAGGTCCTAATGGAGCTGGTAAAACCACAGCTTTTTATTTGATTACAGGGCTCATTAATCCTGATAGGGGGCAATTTTTTTTTAAAGGACAAGAAATCAGTCACCTTCTTATCCATCAACGCGCTAAGATGGGTATGGGTTATCTTTCACAAGAGCCTTCCGTATTCCGCCAACTTACAGTCGAAGAAAATTTACTCTGTATCTTAGAAACATTACCCATAAAAGCTCAAGAGAAAGCAAATCGTTTAAGAAATTTACTAGAAGAGCTACATCTAACTCCTTTAGCTAAAAAGAAAGCTTTGACCCTTTCTGGCGGAGAAAGAAGACGTTTGGAAATTACTAGAGCACTCATTACTCAACCTTGCTTTTTATTGTTAGATGAACCTTTTGCTAATATCGATCCCCTTGCGGTGCATGATGTAAAGCTCATGATTCGACATCTTCAAAATAAAGGAATTAGTATATTGATTACAGATCATAATGCTCGCGAAATTTTTTCTATTGTAAATCGTAGCTATCTTATTCAAGAAGGTAGAGTCTTGTTATCAGGAACAGTTGATGAGTTATTAAAAAACAAAGAAGCACGAACAAATTATTTTGGAGAGCATTTTAAGCTATAG